GGGACGGTGGCGCCGCCCTCGCCGCGCTCAGCGCCCGGGTCGCCCACCTGGAGCGGCGGCTCGCCGGGGCCGTTCCCACGCCACCCGCCGCCGAGCCGGTCCCGCCGCCGCCCGCCGCCGTCGTGGTCCCGCCGGCCCCGGCGGTCCCGCCGCCGGAGGAGCCGGTGGTCGAGGTGGCGCCCCCCGAGCCCGACCTCGCCGCGGCCCCGGAACCGCCCGCCCCGCCGCCGGCCGCGCCGCCGCCGCCCACCGGCCGTCCCGCCGACCTCGACGCCTGGCAGGCGCTCTGGACCACGATCGTCGACGCCGTCAACCGCCGTGACCCGATGCTGGCCGGGGTGCTCCGCTCCTGCCGCCCCCTGGAGGCGACCCCGGGGCGGCTGGTGGTGGGCGCGCCCTACGGCTTCCACCTGGAGCGGCTCCAGGAGCGCCAGAAGGCACGGCTCCTGGACGAGGTCATCTCCGAGGTCGCCGGGGGCGCCTGCAGCGTGGAGGCGATCTTCTCGGGAACCGACGCGCCCCGGGCGCCGGCGCCGCCCCGCGACCCGGGCGTCCCCGAGGCCCCCGACGCCACCGCGGCGGTGCTGGCCACGTTCCCGGGCAGCCGCATCACCGCCAGCCGGCTCCGCGACGCCGCCGCCGACGGCCCCGCGTAGACTCAACCAGACCCACCGAAGCGGAGGCGCCACGTGCAGAACCAGAAGATGATGAAGCAGCTCCAGCAGATGCAGACCAAGATGGCCAAGATGCAGGAGGAGCTGGAGTCGGTCGAGGTGACCGGGACCGCCGGCGGTGGGGCGATCACGGTGACCGCCAACGGTCACCAGCGCATCCTCGCCGTGGCGATCGAGCCCGAGGTGCTCGAGGAGGGCGCCGAGCTGCTCGCCGACATGGTGCTCGCGGCCGTGAACGACGCCCTCGACCGCTCCCGCGAGCTCGCCTCGCAGCAGATGGGCAGCCTGACCGCGGGTCTGGGCCTTCCCCCCGGGCTGCTCTAGCACGCCGCGGGTGCCGGGCCGTTGAGCCTCGTCCCCCCGGCCATCGAACGGCTGGCCGCGGAGTTCGGCCGCCTGCCCGGGGTCGGGCCCAAGACCGCCCAGCGGCTCACCTTCCACTGCCTCACCGCGCCCCGCGAGTCGGTGGAGCGGCTGGCGGCGGCGCTCGCC
Above is a window of Candidatus Dormiibacterota bacterium DNA encoding:
- a CDS encoding YbaB/EbfC family nucleoid-associated protein, translating into MMKQLQQMQTKMAKMQEELESVEVTGTAGGGAITVTANGHQRILAVAIEPEVLEEGAELLADMVLAAVNDALDRSRELASQQMGSLTAGLGLPPGLL